A single genomic interval of Dyella sp. GSA-30 harbors:
- a CDS encoding cupin domain-containing protein, with amino-acid sequence MASPTLPIEVRGSARQPLGMSPAQFLRDYWQKRPLLIRNAFPDFQPPLEPNDLAGLACEEAALSRLIVHDEKRDRWSVKTGPLSEDDFSKTPDSNWTLLVQDVDKWDVDVATLLESFRFLPSWRVDDIMISYAEPGGGVGAHVDQYDVFLLQALGQRHWAINEDPNAPKDFRDDVELKQLKVFEPSHEWLLEPGDMLYLPPGIAHDGVAFGGPCMTFSVGMRAPSQGELTGDLADYLAERLTEDQRYADPDLAPVKAVGEIDKHALVRIKDSMPIAAALDDDTLRDWFGRFITRYRSAQTPAPADKPLTDAGVAKLFDGGCELLRHPWSRFAWSRGKNGCTFYANGHAYPATVELSEQLCAERVLVPARKAAAADRALLLALINDGHLLAKKKKAR; translated from the coding sequence ATGGCCAGCCCCACCCTCCCCATCGAAGTCCGCGGCAGCGCCAGACAGCCTCTAGGCATGTCGCCCGCGCAGTTTCTGCGCGACTACTGGCAGAAACGCCCGCTGCTGATCCGCAACGCCTTCCCGGATTTCCAGCCGCCGCTGGAACCGAACGATCTGGCCGGCCTGGCCTGTGAAGAAGCCGCCCTGTCGCGCCTGATCGTCCACGACGAAAAGCGCGACCGCTGGAGCGTCAAGACGGGGCCGCTGAGTGAGGACGACTTCTCCAAGACCCCGGACAGCAACTGGACGCTGCTGGTCCAGGACGTCGACAAGTGGGACGTGGACGTCGCCACGTTGCTCGAGTCGTTCCGCTTCCTGCCGAGCTGGCGCGTCGACGACATCATGATTTCCTATGCCGAGCCGGGTGGTGGCGTGGGTGCTCACGTCGATCAATACGACGTGTTCCTGCTGCAGGCGCTGGGCCAACGGCATTGGGCGATCAACGAAGACCCGAATGCGCCCAAGGATTTTCGCGACGACGTCGAACTGAAGCAGCTCAAAGTGTTCGAGCCCTCGCACGAATGGCTGTTGGAACCGGGCGACATGCTTTACCTGCCACCCGGCATCGCACACGACGGCGTCGCCTTCGGCGGCCCCTGCATGACGTTCTCGGTCGGCATGCGTGCACCATCGCAGGGCGAGCTCACCGGCGACCTGGCCGATTATCTGGCCGAGCGACTGACCGAAGACCAGCGCTACGCTGACCCCGACCTGGCACCGGTCAAGGCCGTGGGCGAAATCGACAAGCACGCGCTGGTACGCATCAAGGACTCGATGCCGATCGCCGCTGCGCTGGACGACGACACCCTGCGCGACTGGTTCGGCCGCTTTATTACCCGCTATCGCAGCGCGCAGACGCCAGCACCGGCCGACAAGCCGTTAACCGATGCCGGGGTGGCCAAGCTGTTCGACGGCGGCTGCGAGCTGCTGCGCCATCCGTGGTCGCGCTTCGCCTGGAGTCGCGGCAAGAACGGCTGCACGTTCTACGCGAATGGACATGCCTATCCGGCCACCGTGGAGCTGTCCGAGCAACTGTGTGCCGAGCGCGTGCTTGTGCCTGCACGCAAGGCCGCTGCGGCCGATCGCGCCTTGTTGCTGGCCTTGATCAACGACGGCCACCTGCTGGCCAAGAAAAAGAAAGCCCGCTGA
- the odhB gene encoding 2-oxoglutarate dehydrogenase complex dihydrolipoyllysine-residue succinyltransferase gives MSIEVKVPVLPESVSDATIATWHKQAGEAVKRDENLVDLETDKVVLEVPSPVDGVLKELKFQTGDTVNSQQVIAIIEEGAAAAAPAPAPAAAAAPAPAAAAPAASHAASGDLSPAARRAAEEGKVDTAGIAGTGRDGRIIKEDVVNAPKSAPAAAAPAVKPTPGSRPEERVPMTRIRARIAERLMQSKNSIAMLTSFNEVNLAEVSKMRKTLGEQFEKSNGVKLGFMSFFVKAAAEALKRHPVVNASVDGNDIIYHGYQDISIAVSTDKGLVTPVLRDVQDMSFADIEKGIVNYAKKARDGKLGLDDLQGGTFTITNGGTFGSLLSTPIVNPPQSAILGMHTIKERAIVENGQVIAAPMMYLALSYDHRIIDGKDAVLFLVDIKNQLENPQRMLLGL, from the coding sequence ATGTCCATCGAAGTCAAAGTCCCCGTCCTGCCTGAGTCCGTCTCCGACGCCACCATCGCTACCTGGCACAAGCAGGCCGGCGAAGCGGTGAAGCGCGACGAGAACCTGGTCGACCTGGAAACCGACAAAGTCGTGCTTGAAGTGCCCTCGCCCGTCGACGGCGTGCTGAAGGAACTGAAGTTCCAGACCGGCGACACGGTCAACAGCCAGCAGGTCATCGCCATCATTGAAGAAGGCGCCGCTGCTGCCGCGCCGGCACCGGCTCCTGCCGCGGCGGCTGCACCTGCACCGGCCGCTGCTGCGCCGGCTGCCAGCCACGCTGCATCGGGCGATCTTTCGCCCGCCGCACGCCGCGCCGCCGAAGAAGGCAAGGTCGACACCGCCGGTATCGCCGGCACGGGCCGCGACGGTCGCATCATCAAGGAAGACGTGGTCAACGCGCCGAAGTCGGCTCCCGCTGCTGCCGCGCCGGCCGTCAAGCCGACGCCGGGCTCGCGTCCGGAAGAGCGCGTGCCGATGACGCGCATCCGCGCACGCATCGCCGAGCGCCTGATGCAGTCGAAGAACTCGATCGCGATGCTCACCTCGTTCAACGAAGTGAACCTTGCCGAAGTGAGCAAGATGCGCAAGACGCTGGGCGAGCAGTTCGAGAAGTCGAACGGCGTGAAGCTCGGCTTCATGAGCTTCTTCGTCAAGGCCGCCGCCGAAGCGCTCAAGCGCCACCCGGTGGTGAACGCCTCGGTCGACGGCAACGACATCATCTATCACGGCTACCAGGACATCTCGATCGCCGTGTCCACCGACAAGGGCCTGGTGACGCCGGTGCTGCGCGACGTGCAGGACATGAGCTTCGCCGATATCGAAAAGGGCATCGTCAACTACGCCAAGAAGGCGCGTGACGGCAAGCTCGGCCTGGACGACCTGCAGGGTGGCACCTTCACCATCACCAACGGCGGCACCTTCGGTTCGCTGCTGTCGACCCCGATCGTCAACCCGCCGCAGAGCGCGATCCTTGGCATGCACACCATCAAGGAGCGCGCCATCGTCGAGAACGGCCAGGTGATCGCCGCCCCGATGATGTACCTGGCGCTGTCCTACGACCATCGCATCATCGACGGCAAGGACGCGGTGCTGTTCCTGGTCGATATCAAGAACCAGTTGGAGAATCCGCAGCGGATGTTGCTTGGTCTTTGA
- a CDS encoding class II fumarate hydratase — protein MSNNRFRIEHDSMGELKVPADALYGAQTQRAVDNFPISGLHLPREFIRALGLIKAAAAEANLGLGYLKKSQAAAIRKAALAVAEGEYDKQFPIDIFQTGSGTSTNMNANEVIAHVAAKAGAKVHPNDHVNYGQSSNDVIPTAIHVSATLTTSEQLIPALKHLRKTIDKRARELKNVPKTGRTHLMDAMPITFGQELSGWAAQIDSSIERIEDSLKRMRRLPQGGTAVGTGINADAKFGPALARELKKLTEVRFESAQNYFEGMAGQDAAVELSGQLKTLAVALLKIANDLRWMNSGPLAGLGEIELPALQPGSSIMPGKVNPVIPEATAMVAAQVIGNDAAITIGGQSGNFQLNVMLPMIAYNLLQSIEILANVTVLLADKAIAGFKVNTARVKEALDKNPILVTALNPVIGYEKGAATAKQAYKEKRPIMDVALETTGLSKDELKKLLDPMTLTKGGIHGGGGGGGGG, from the coding sequence ATGAGCAACAACCGTTTCCGCATCGAACACGACAGCATGGGCGAGTTGAAAGTCCCCGCCGATGCCCTCTATGGCGCACAGACCCAGCGTGCCGTCGACAACTTCCCGATTTCCGGCCTGCACCTGCCGCGCGAATTCATCCGCGCGCTCGGCCTGATCAAGGCGGCCGCCGCCGAGGCCAACCTGGGGCTGGGGTACCTGAAAAAATCCCAGGCCGCCGCCATTCGCAAGGCGGCGCTGGCCGTCGCCGAGGGCGAGTACGACAAGCAGTTCCCGATCGATATCTTTCAGACCGGTTCGGGCACCAGTACCAATATGAATGCGAATGAGGTGATTGCCCATGTCGCGGCGAAGGCCGGCGCCAAGGTGCATCCCAATGACCACGTCAATTACGGCCAGAGCTCGAACGACGTGATCCCGACGGCGATCCATGTGAGCGCTACGCTGACGACGAGCGAGCAGCTGATCCCTGCGCTCAAGCATTTGCGCAAGACCATCGACAAACGCGCCCGGGAACTGAAGAACGTTCCCAAGACCGGCCGCACACATCTGATGGACGCGATGCCGATCACCTTTGGCCAGGAGCTGTCGGGCTGGGCGGCGCAGATCGACTCGTCGATCGAACGGATCGAGGACAGCCTCAAGCGCATGCGCCGCCTGCCGCAGGGCGGTACGGCGGTCGGTACCGGTATCAACGCCGATGCCAAGTTCGGACCGGCGCTGGCGCGTGAGCTCAAGAAGCTCACCGAGGTGCGTTTCGAATCGGCGCAGAACTATTTCGAGGGCATGGCCGGACAGGACGCGGCGGTAGAACTCTCAGGCCAGCTGAAAACATTGGCGGTCGCCTTGCTCAAGATCGCCAACGACCTGCGCTGGATGAATTCCGGTCCGCTCGCCGGCCTGGGCGAGATCGAGTTGCCAGCGTTGCAGCCTGGTTCCTCGATCATGCCCGGCAAGGTCAACCCGGTGATTCCCGAGGCGACCGCGATGGTCGCCGCGCAAGTCATCGGCAACGATGCCGCCATTACCATCGGTGGTCAGTCCGGCAACTTCCAGTTGAACGTGATGCTGCCGATGATCGCCTACAACCTGCTGCAGTCGATCGAGATCCTGGCCAATGTCACGGTGCTGCTTGCCGACAAGGCGATCGCCGGTTTCAAGGTCAATACCGCGCGCGTCAAGGAAGCCCTCGACAAGAACCCGATCCTGGTCACCGCGCTCAATCCAGTGATCGGTTACGAGAAGGGCGCTGCCACCGCCAAGCAGGCCTATAAGGAAAAACGCCCGATCATGGACGTCGCACTCGAAACCACCGGCCTATCGAAAGACGAACTGAAGAAGCTGCTCGATCCGATGACGCTGACAAAAGGCGGCATTCATGGCGGCGGTGGTGGCGGTGGCGGTGGCTAA
- a CDS encoding 2-oxoglutarate dehydrogenase E1 component — protein sequence MSTNLIREFFESSQLAGGNADYVEQQYEAWLADPASVPAEWNQYFQTFKGRESGDVSHTAAIARIEAAQKQRYVNGSGGGGVVAGSVDDAHARKQAGVLRLLTAYRSRGHLAADLDPLGLTQKLEAPDLGLAFHGLTDADLDTEFDTNNFAGTGPRMKLRDLLATLKKVYAGTIGAEFMHISNHEQRNWIYTRLEQANGSASLDKGAKQHLLDSLTAAEGLERYLHTKYVGQKRFSLEGGDSLIPMMDDVVRAAGDNGVKEVVIGMAHRGRLNVLVNILGKPPKTLFNEFEGKWDHPDDPAHSGDVKYHMGFSADVKTPNGGVHVALAFNPSHLEIVNPVVAGSVHARMTRRRDTERKQSLAVLVHGDAALAGQGVNMELFNMSQARGFKIGGSLHIVVNNQVGFTTSNPQDARSTLYCTDLAKMVNAPVFHVNGDDPEAVIQATRLAYDFRKEFRKDVVIDLVCYRRHGHNEADEPAATQPVMYQIIRKRPTTRDLYAQQLVKEGTIAEGDAQKQFDAYRDRLEAGGTLATTAEDLRNDIPVDWARFIGGKLSTPTDTTVPKAKLIELANKILDIPNDITLQSRVAKIYDDRRKMAAGEQAGDWGFAENLAYATLIDENYNLRMVGQDSGRGTFFHRHAVLHDQKDGHTFMPLTNIRSDADVEVIDSLLSEEAVMAFEYGHSTTDPYTLHIWEGQFGDFANGAQVVIDQFISSGESKWDRLCGLALYLPHGYEGQGPEHSSARLERFLQLCAMENMQVCVPTTPAQDFHMIRRQMLRPTRKPLIVMTPKSLLRHKLAVSTLDELAEGSFQLVIGEHRDLPAKKVKRVVLCAGKVYYDLLEEAEKREINDVAIVRVEQLYPFPRAEVKAELDKYASAKEVIWCQEEPMNQGAWFQIRHHLQAVVGAKQSLSYAGRARSAAPAAGHLNTHVAEQTALVEQALVAPVGTDHSAE from the coding sequence GTGAGCACAAACCTGATTCGCGAGTTCTTCGAGTCCTCTCAACTCGCAGGCGGTAACGCCGATTATGTCGAACAACAGTATGAAGCTTGGCTCGCCGACCCCGCGTCGGTTCCCGCCGAGTGGAATCAATATTTCCAGACCTTCAAAGGCCGCGAGTCGGGGGACGTATCCCACACCGCGGCCATTGCGCGTATAGAGGCTGCACAAAAGCAGCGCTACGTGAATGGCAGCGGCGGTGGCGGCGTGGTAGCCGGCAGCGTGGACGATGCCCACGCGCGCAAGCAGGCTGGCGTGCTGCGCCTGCTGACGGCCTACCGCTCGCGCGGTCACCTGGCCGCCGACCTCGATCCGCTGGGCCTGACCCAGAAACTCGAAGCGCCGGATCTGGGCCTGGCCTTCCACGGCCTGACCGACGCCGACCTCGACACCGAGTTCGACACCAACAACTTCGCCGGTACCGGCCCGCGCATGAAACTGCGCGACCTGCTGGCTACGCTGAAAAAAGTGTATGCGGGCACGATCGGTGCCGAGTTCATGCACATCAGCAATCACGAGCAGCGCAACTGGATCTATACGCGTCTGGAGCAGGCAAATGGTTCGGCCAGCCTGGACAAGGGCGCCAAGCAACACTTGCTCGATAGTCTCACCGCCGCCGAAGGCCTCGAACGCTACCTGCACACCAAGTATGTCGGCCAGAAGCGCTTCTCGCTCGAGGGCGGTGACAGCCTGATTCCGATGATGGACGATGTGGTCCGCGCAGCGGGCGACAACGGCGTCAAGGAAGTCGTGATCGGCATGGCCCATCGCGGCCGTTTGAATGTGCTGGTCAACATCCTGGGCAAGCCGCCCAAGACGCTGTTCAACGAATTCGAAGGCAAGTGGGATCACCCGGACGATCCGGCCCACTCCGGCGACGTGAAGTACCACATGGGCTTCTCCGCCGACGTCAAGACGCCCAACGGCGGCGTGCACGTCGCGCTGGCGTTCAACCCGTCCCATCTGGAAATCGTCAACCCGGTCGTGGCCGGCTCCGTGCATGCCCGCATGACGCGCCGTCGCGACACCGAGCGCAAGCAGTCGCTGGCCGTGCTGGTGCACGGCGACGCGGCGCTGGCCGGCCAGGGCGTGAACATGGAACTGTTCAACATGTCGCAGGCCCGCGGCTTCAAGATCGGCGGCAGCCTGCACATCGTGGTGAACAACCAGGTGGGCTTTACCACCTCCAATCCGCAGGACGCCCGCTCCACTCTGTACTGCACCGACCTGGCCAAGATGGTCAACGCGCCGGTGTTCCACGTGAACGGCGACGATCCGGAAGCGGTGATCCAGGCCACCCGCCTTGCCTACGACTTCCGCAAGGAGTTCCGCAAGGACGTGGTGATCGACCTGGTCTGCTACCGCCGCCACGGCCATAACGAGGCCGATGAGCCGGCAGCGACGCAGCCGGTGATGTACCAGATCATCCGCAAGCGCCCGACCACGCGCGATCTCTACGCGCAGCAGTTGGTCAAGGAAGGCACGATCGCCGAGGGCGACGCCCAGAAGCAGTTCGACGCCTACCGCGACCGCCTCGAGGCCGGCGGCACGCTGGCCACGACGGCCGAAGATCTGCGCAACGATATCCCGGTCGACTGGGCTCGCTTTATCGGCGGCAAGCTGTCGACGCCGACCGACACCACGGTGCCCAAGGCCAAGCTGATCGAGCTGGCCAACAAGATCCTCGACATTCCCAACGACATCACGCTGCAGTCGCGCGTCGCCAAGATCTACGACGACCGCCGCAAGATGGCCGCGGGCGAACAGGCCGGCGATTGGGGTTTTGCCGAAAACCTCGCCTACGCCACGCTGATCGACGAAAACTACAACCTGCGCATGGTCGGCCAGGATTCGGGCCGCGGCACGTTCTTCCATCGTCATGCCGTGCTGCATGACCAGAAGGACGGCCACACCTTCATGCCGCTCACCAATATCCGCAGCGATGCCGATGTCGAAGTGATCGACTCGCTGCTCAGCGAAGAAGCGGTGATGGCGTTCGAGTACGGTCACTCCACCACCGATCCTTACACGCTGCATATCTGGGAAGGCCAGTTCGGCGACTTCGCCAACGGCGCCCAGGTGGTGATCGACCAATTCATCAGCTCCGGCGAATCGAAGTGGGATCGCCTGTGCGGTCTGGCGCTCTATCTGCCGCACGGCTACGAAGGCCAGGGACCGGAGCATTCCTCCGCCCGCCTCGAGCGCTTCCTGCAGCTATGCGCGATGGAGAACATGCAGGTCTGCGTGCCGACCACGCCGGCGCAGGACTTCCACATGATCCGTCGTCAGATGCTGCGCCCGACGCGCAAGCCGCTGATCGTGATGACGCCCAAGTCGCTGCTGCGCCACAAGCTGGCCGTGTCGACCCTGGACGAACTGGCCGAGGGTAGCTTTCAGCTGGTGATCGGCGAGCATCGCGACCTGCCGGCCAAGAAGGTCAAGCGCGTCGTGCTGTGCGCGGGCAAGGTCTACTACGACCTGCTCGAAGAAGCCGAAAAGCGCGAGATCAACGACGTCGCCATCGTGCGCGTCGAGCAGCTCTACCCGTTCCCGCGCGCCGAAGTGAAGGCCGAACTGGACAAGTACGCTTCCGCCAAGGAAGTGATCTGGTGCCAGGAAGAGCCGATGAACCAGGGCGCCTGGTTCCAGATTCGTCATCACCTGCAGGCCGTTGTCGGCGCCAAGCAGAGCCTGTCCTATGCAGGCCGCGCGCGCTCGGCAGCACCGGCTGCCGGTCACCTCAACACCCATGTCGCCGAACAGACGGCGCTCGTCGAACAGGCGCTGGTCGCGCCCGTCGGCACCGACCACTCCGCGGAGTAA
- the purB gene encoding adenylosuccinate lyase: MSHALTALSPLDGRYASKVEPLRPIFSEFGLMHRRVQVEIAWLLALASDRGMVELEPFSSAQVAQLQAISDQFGVEDGARIKAIEATTNHDVKAVEYFIKERMGNDAALAQAKEFVHFACTSEDINNLSYALMLRDARDQVLLPTFDKVIALLRQLAHANAELPMLSRTHGQTASPSTLGKELANVVARLERQRKQLAALEIPGKINGAVGNYNAHAITYPEVDWRGFSQRFVESLGLDYNAYTTQIEPHDGVAEYCDAVRRANIILIDLARDIWGYISLGYFKQALKAGEVGSSTMPHKVNPIDFENAEGNFGLANALLGHFAEKLPISRWQRDLTDSTVLRALGTAFGHTLVALESLLKGLGKLTVNADRLAADLDASWEVLAEAVQTVMRRYGLPEPYEQLKALTRGQGITRESMRTFIEGLALPADAKQRLLDLTPGGYIGLAVPLAKDI, from the coding sequence ATGTCCCACGCCCTGACCGCCCTGTCGCCGCTGGACGGCCGTTACGCCAGCAAGGTCGAACCGCTGCGCCCGATCTTCAGCGAATTCGGCCTGATGCACCGTCGCGTGCAGGTCGAGATCGCCTGGCTGCTGGCGCTGGCGTCGGATCGCGGCATGGTCGAGCTGGAGCCGTTTTCTTCGGCACAGGTCGCCCAGCTGCAGGCGATCTCCGACCAGTTCGGTGTGGAGGATGGTGCGCGTATCAAGGCGATCGAAGCGACCACCAACCACGACGTCAAGGCGGTGGAGTACTTCATCAAGGAGCGCATGGGCAACGATGCCGCGCTCGCCCAGGCGAAGGAGTTCGTGCATTTCGCCTGCACCAGCGAAGACATCAACAACCTGTCCTATGCGCTGATGCTGCGTGATGCACGCGATCAGGTGCTGTTGCCGACCTTCGACAAGGTCATCGCGCTGCTGCGCCAGCTGGCGCACGCCAACGCCGAGTTGCCGATGCTGTCGCGCACGCACGGCCAGACCGCGTCGCCCAGCACCCTGGGCAAGGAACTGGCCAATGTGGTGGCGCGCCTGGAGCGCCAGCGCAAGCAGCTCGCGGCACTGGAAATCCCCGGCAAGATCAATGGCGCCGTGGGCAACTACAACGCCCATGCCATTACCTACCCGGAAGTGGACTGGCGCGGTTTCTCGCAGCGCTTCGTCGAGAGCCTGGGGCTCGACTACAACGCCTATACGACGCAGATCGAGCCGCACGACGGCGTGGCCGAGTACTGCGATGCGGTGCGCCGCGCCAACATCATCCTGATCGATCTGGCGCGCGATATCTGGGGTTACATCTCGCTGGGCTACTTCAAGCAGGCATTGAAGGCGGGCGAAGTCGGCTCGTCGACCATGCCGCACAAGGTCAACCCGATCGATTTCGAAAACGCCGAAGGCAATTTCGGCCTGGCCAATGCCTTGCTCGGTCATTTTGCCGAAAAACTGCCGATCAGCCGCTGGCAGCGCGACCTCACCGACTCCACCGTGCTGCGCGCGCTCGGCACCGCCTTCGGCCACACGCTGGTAGCGCTGGAATCGTTGCTCAAGGGCCTGGGCAAGCTCACCGTCAATGCCGATCGCCTTGCGGCCGATCTGGATGCCAGCTGGGAAGTGCTGGCCGAGGCCGTACAGACAGTGATGCGTCGCTATGGTTTGCCCGAGCCGTATGAGCAGTTGAAGGCATTGACGCGCGGTCAGGGTATTACGCGCGAATCGATGCGTACGTTTATCGAAGGGCTCGCGCTGCCGGCCGATGCGAAACAGCGTTTGCTGGATCTGACGCCGGGCGGTTATATCGGCCTGGCTGTGCCGCTGGCCAAGGACATTTAA